The stretch of DNA GTTCACAAAAATATTAAGACATAAAAAAAcactatataaattaaaattaaaaactcaaaagtaTGATCTAAGACTTCCTAGGATGCTTCTCTCATGCAGGTCATGGTTGAAAAATCAGGTTTTGCTATCTCAGAATCTAAACTGTAAaaccatttttattctttgaacaTTAACAGTACTAATCAGATAAGGAAAAAAGACCCTCTGTGCACACTGACATTATCTTGCACACGTTATAATACACCATTCCTGACATTTCTGTAACACACAGTGCTGAAAATCACATGCCTCTAACCATGTGGAAGAAGTAACTGTCTGACATACTTTTGCTTTCATTATTACTTTCTTACACATTCTGCTCAAGCAGTACTTTGCCAACATCCTAAATGGGTGACTGACAGGGCTGAAAACAGAGAAATGGACTTTGCAGGCTCCTTCTTTAACTAAAGGGGCAAATTTCAAATTTACATCGTTTGCATCTATTACTGCTCCAAATGTGGTAACCTACTCCTCCGTCCCCACTCACGTTAGTTAACAGTCCCTCCTCTCTACAGAATTAGTCCTAGAATTTTTCAACCTGaccctaaattttaaaaaatgctttgccATTGTAAGAAATGTGCAGGCCCTAGTCGTGGGACCATCCCAGGGACTTGCAGGTTTGAAACGAAATTGAATATAGTAAGAAATAAGGCTCCAATGAaatttattaataagaaaatggCACCTCTGGGATTGTTAGCAAAATTTTTAGCCAGACGTCCAGGGAATATTTATTTCAATCAGACCAAACTGTGGAATCAGAATTTTGCCAAAAAGATAAAATCTGGAGGCATGGCTATGAAAATGTCAATAGGATTAAATCACGGGTTTAATGTATAAGGCAGCTCCATTTCCTTGATCATAATGCTCCATGTCAAAATTTGAAAGTAATAACATTCAGTTACCCCATTTGTGAAGTCCCCCATTTGTGAAGTCACACACAAGGTGGACTGTGCTGAGGTATCCGGCTCACAGTGATTTGCCATCCGGTTTCCACCCCACAACATTAGAAAGGGAAAGATGCCggaaaagtgtttcaaataacTGAATCCAAAGTTAAGGCTGTTGCTAGCATGCATTAAATGAAGCAactctagatttgatctgaagttTGTGTTTCACGCTTGTAACAGTAATTGCAATCATCATTCTGTATTCAAATATTTACCTGATATTTCTAAACCCACAGGAcatttattaataaagaaattgtTTCGAGGAATTAACCCTACTATTTATAAAATAGGTTTTAGTTTCAGGACTAAACAATGTGTGTGACAACAAATCCACAAATATTAAAACTGGACCGGACTCCCTGGGTTACTTTCTTTAGGCTCTCAGTTACTTAAAGCCGTGTGTATCTCCTGGTCACAGCAGCCCCTCTTCCTAATCTCCATGCTGCTGGTGAGAACTTACAGGGCTGGTGTGGTCTCCAAGGGGCAATGGGTTGCCTACTTGACAAGAATATGATTAAGGTAAAAAAAATTAGTGCCACATATTCACCAAAGGTCATACTCCTGTATGTAGCACCCAGGGTGTTTTTGTGCCAAAGGGAAGTATCCTATCAGGTTTCCTAGCACTTTGACTGTAAAACAGTTGGTTCTGCACTTTTAATGTAGAGGCCTCAATTTCCACAGACCTTTTCACATATGGGTGTTTCAAGGTTTCTACTACAGTTTTTACTGCATCCCTCCAATGAATTCTAAGGGAACAAAAGAAAACCTTATAGAATATTTCCACATATCAATGTGTTGttcttgaaacattttatttttttctaaatataaacccttaaaatgcacattattttttaaaataaaaactggcaTGAATCCTAATCTTTATACAATTTCACAGCAATAATAGCAGCATGATTTTAGCCTCTTAAAAGATTTCCTCCTTTgctctaaataaaaattaatttcaagttCTAAAAAGCCAGAGCAGCAACCATCCAGTAATTGGAATGCAATTCTCCTAGTGTCTTCTACAGACCGAGCATTTAAAATACGTGAATGTATAAAACTTGAGTATTATTAAGAGTTATGGAATGAAATGACAATCTAAACTCGTTTTGTAAACATAGGACTGCCTTGCTAGTCTGATGTATTTTGGGGGGTGGAGGGAGCTGAGAACATAGAATGGAGTTGGGCTAGAGAGTTCCTACTCTAATAAGGAATGCAACTTTCAAAACTCGTGGGTGTTAAACATGTTTTACATGTCTCCAGAGTTATAAAGAGCTATACCTGAAATGCTGGTGTAGATGGTAATTACAAGAAGACTGTGACCACACAAGTATAGAGTAAGCAAACGACAGTAATGCCTTAGGACAGCAATAACTGCCCAGAACTCCACTGGTGAAACGGGGCTGTGAACTAAGCAGTTATTGCAGGAACTTGCAGTCTAATAATAGATAATGCGTAGCTACTTAAATTCCCAGGGACCTCGTACTCTGGTTTAGGAACAGAAACAAACATGgaaatttatattcataataaATTATGCGTGTCTATCCAGTCAAACcatgctgggcttttttttttttttttttttttaatgaaagaaagttGATAATTTAGGAAAACCAATGGTATGACATGTTTTACTAGAATTACAATTCACCAAATCTTATTGAGGGGTGGGGTAAGAAGAAAACCTGAAGGCAGGCAATGCATTAAAAGCATCAATAGAGATTTCTGGTGCTAATAAAGTTCACTGACAATAAGAACTTTACTTTCTTCCACCTAAAGAAGTTTCCTTAAGTACTAACTTTTAAAAGTCCATTCTGTCATGATATGAGCCTGTTCACTGAACCGTGAGGAACAAGgatgaaaaataagaatagaaagagTATGGTTCAGCCTGAGTCTAAGTGGTCTGGTGTTTTATGATGACTCTACCAAATGTTTAATTTAAAgtcttaatttcttatttttaattataatgttGCCAACTGTCTGACTGACCTTGAAGGATCAGGGATTTTTCCACGACTCTAACTGAACACAAGATCCTTCTCAGACGGGGAGAATGAAGTGACAACAGTGTGTCGATCTGCGCAAGTTGTGCAGCTACTGAAGGAGAAGCAGGAACACAACAGGGAATGCAGACGCCTACCAGGAAATCGATGTGAACTGCTCTCAATTATGCAGCAAATACTAAGAAGAAAGGACAATGCTGAATTCAAATTCAGTTAAAGGCAGTCCTCAGGCTCTTTCAAGCTAGCCCTAGATGGCAAGTGTGTCCTGAGACAGGTTTCTCTACTGGGTTTCAGCACGGGGCTTTACCATCCTTCAGATCTTTTCTAAAGACAAAAATGACAAAGTCTATAGATGGAAGAGGGGGTAATGAAgcagggaaggggaaaaagatgctgatttgtttacttttattatcattttttaaatgtggtcaggggttttatagtattttttgtttaatctttttggttattgaaaaaaatagaacagtCCACTGTCCAGCAGAGGCTGCTTCAACTCTATTGCTCGCAGGGCTCATTCTGCATGGATCTGTGTTTCAGGATGCTGCAAGGACAACTCTGCGGGCAGGAAGGCCCCTTGACCCAACGCTGTAGCATAGGTCCTGCTCTGTGGATGGGGAAAGCCAGGGGGCACATACGTCCCCATGCCGCCCCCTCCAAAGACTCCTCGCTGGTGCTGAGGCAGGGAGTGGTAATCTTCCAGGTTATCATACTGGGACACAACAGTCACACTGCTCTGGCGCTTGCCGTGTGGTTGGTACTGGTACAGCACACTGGGGTCCCTCTCCACGTTCTGGGTATGATGGAGTTTGAGGCTATGACTCCTCTCTGGTTTAGGGGGTGGGACGATTGACTGAGTGAGGTGTTCTTCCTCCTTGTAGCAGTCTCTGGAGTGTTTCTCTGGGGCAGAAGGCTGCCTAACCCAGGGTCGCTCCATCTCTTTGGAGAGCCTTACCTCTTTGTGGTTCAGTCTTAAAGATTCTTGCCCGGATGCAGCATATTTTACTCCAGAGTTGTGGTAGCTGACTGGCTCAGAAGTGTCTGGAATCCCTTTGGACCCATAATCTAACTGGCCAGCTCCCTGGGGATAAGGGGGCCCATTCTTTGACTCACAGAACTGCCTATGGCTTGCTTCTTGGTGTGCCCTGTGCTCAGGAAGACTGCAGCCCATGTCAGGAAGCTTCCTGCTCCTCAGGCTGCTCTGCTTCTGAGGCAGGGATGGCTTCTCCGGCTGCGTGCTACCATGGCCTCCGTGATGGTGGGCTCTGTCCATCTCTGCCTCGGGATGCCTCCTATAGAAGCGGTCCTCTCCCTCGGGACTGATGGCCTTGGCTGCATGGCggctctcctttccttctgccacTGAGAGAAgtccagttttcccaggatcTGATTTACTACGCAGATGGATGACATAGATCCCACCCAAGTCGTCCTGCACCGCCGGGGTCATGTTATCATATTGGGACATGACAggccctttcaccttctgccgaGCACGGCTCTCTCTCCGGATGGACTGCATGCGGTATTTTTCCATGTCCTCAAGATCCCATGAGGTGTAGGTGTGCTTCACATCAGCAGCCGGAGGCATGCTGACTACATTATGGTCGTTGGGAGAGAAATAGCCAGTCACGTTGGCCCGGGGACGTGGAGCCAAACCAGCATAACTGTACAAGCTCTTTCCTTGCAGCCTAGGATTGTAGAAAGCAAAGTCTCGATTGGGAAGGCGGTGAAGGGGTCTCAACTGGACTGTGCCATAGGCATCCACATCACACAGGGCCCCATCTGGACTGTAATAGGAACTAGAAGAACTGGAATATGGGCTATACCTGTAGTGGACCCGGCCATTCTCAAAGTAAGGCTGAAGCTGAGTGACATGATAATCTGAGCGGGCCTGGGAGGACTGATATGGCTTATATTGGTACAGAGGTCTTGGGCAGTAGGCTGGCTCATCATCTGGGGGAACTTCTGTCCGTGAAATGGGAACAGAGCGAATCATGGAAGACGGCGGAGCATGGAGAGACTGCACTCTCCGGATGGTAGGGTACGGTGGAATGTCTTCGGGGTAACAGGTATTCCTGACAGAGGAGCTCAAAGAAGACACATACTCGACCCGGCTGCATGGCTTGGAGTGGTGTCCAGATGCGTTTCTTCCTGGGGCCACATATGTGTTATAACGAAGACCCATGGAGGCTGGTGGCTCTGACCTGGCACCATACACTTGGTGCTGCTCCAATTTATTGTGATGGGGAGGTACACTCTGGGGACGGTACTGGCAGTTTGGAGTCATATTGAAATGCAAACAGTTATCTGGACCAAAGGGTTCAGTGGTGACATCGGGCCTAGCAAAGGAGGAGTAAACTGTTTTCTGAGAAGCATGCTTAGGTTGTGGGACAGGAAGTGGTAAAGGCAATGCATCGTCCACAGAGGTGGATGAAGCAGTGACAAAGGAATGATAATTTGAACTGCTGGTGGCATCTGCACTGCTGGAGTGTATGGCAGCAATCATCTTACTCTCCATCATCCTGGTGGGGGGCAGTGGTGCAGGAAAGCCACAGGGATGCGCAGGGACAGACTCGGCGCGCAGGTGCAGCAGCGGGACCCGGGCACCGTCCCGCACTTTCTCAGGCAGGCCTGGCTGGACAGCTGTAGCCATGGGACactgagcagcagcagcaccactGTCACTGATGAAGGCAGACGCAGGGTCATCCATGGCTCGAGGTTCAGGTGGCCTCTCTGGAACTGGAACTACTCCTTGAACCTATTGAAAGATGATAATACTATGGGTCTATTTTTTGTTCCCTCTATGAATCAAGTACTATTAAATTTGTAACTCACAAATTAAGGCTGGTTGGGTAGCAGCTTGAACTTTCCCAAGCCATGTGGTTGCAATGAATCTGTACCCATTTCTAGGAAAAGAAGGCTTGTGCTGCTATTTTGTACAACACCCAGTATTATCTTTGGAGAACCATTcaaagttttctaatttatgaGAGGTTTTAAATGCGAGATGAGGTTGCCTATGgcataattttaatatacaaaCCAAAAGAGAGGTTTAGTCAAGTAATGCTGTAGAGCTTAAAAATACATACCCGGTCTATTAGTCTAGCTCAGTCTCAACACAAAGGACATCTTGTTAAATTAAGAGTTAATTCTATCATCTGGGGAGACTTTTGAAATTCACAGTTGTACACAGTTAGCAGTTTTAGGGCTTCAAACATAGGGAAAGGCAATATTCAAATCAGAAGCTACTGCCTCTCTCCTACCTTTGATTCCACCTTAGTCTGGCCAAAGATAATCCTCATACTGAAAACATGCTATCCTTGAGAAGCAGTAAACACAGCATCCTCCACTAAGGTCTAAAATCTTAAGTCCTATTAATAGTTCAAGGTGACCATATAGAAGAAAAACAACCTGTGgcactttcttaaaatatgaggAAATTCAGGAAGAAACCTTAGCATTCTGCATACTACATTCTCTCATTGAAACAGGCACCTGACTATGGGACAAACTGCTGGTGAATGCTAGGAAAGTAACAAAAAATCCCAAGGCACTATAATCTCTTATACTTCCAAAAAGTCTGCAAGGCAGACAGTCTTACGAATGTTTTGAGAATGAAGTATTTTCATTGTGTAACTGTGAATAATTGGCAGAGGGTaggtaaatgacttgcccaaagtcacaatgAGTCAGTGATGgagttggaaaaaaataagaaaaagcaaccCACAACCGTAAAGCCCACTTTGTCTCATTTGATCCTGATCTCTTTGTGTTACTGGAATAAACTACCGAGACACTTTAGGAAGAAAAGGGAGCAGGTACAGTTAAGCTATAGTCATCTAGGAGCTACTCCTTTCCTGGGGAAAAGCCAGCATCAAGGTAATGGCAGACTCCAACCTCAAATGGGAACTATCTCATGGAAACCAGCCACAGGGCTTAAAAGTAATTGTTGTGTCTGACTCAAAGATAACAACACACCCTGCTGAAAAGTGACATACCTTTGGTAATAGTATATTTCATCTCACTGATATCTTCCCCTTCTTACCTTGTGGGAATTATTTAATCCTATATTGGTTGCTGCTTGTACCTGCCCCACAACTGGTGGCTGCTCTGCAGATCTCTGGGAAGGCGGAGGGGGAAGGGGACGATTAGTTCTGTGCGTGCGCTGAAGTGTGGCAGCAGCAAAATCAGCAGTGGTGGGTTGTTCAGCCACATCCCAGCTGGCTTCCTTGGTGCTCATTTGGGCTGTTGCTGGAGTAGTTGTCATGTAAGTCATGGTGGCTGTGCTGGTATTCTCTTCGGGGGACCCAGAAGGAGGGTAGATTTTATCGCTAGGTAAATTAGGAGGTGTGGGAGATTTGTCTGCAAATTCTAAAGGGTGATGGAGTTTATCCACACTTGCACCAAGATAAGAAGGAGGCTGATCTCCACTGTAGAAACGGGGTGGAGACTGGTCCTGATCCAAGAAGGAGACAGTTGGCATACTGTTcttcccagactggtcttcagGGAAACTTACATGATCATCAGACTTCTCTGAGTCTAAGGGAACTGAAGTAATTCTGGCCTTTTCTGGGTCCCCAGATAAATATGCTTGATGTGGCTGATTCCCTGTTAAGTCTACTTGGTGATGTTGCTCCCCAGATTCAGTTGTGTTGGAATGGGTAGGATCCCCAGTAGCTGTTGTCTCTGGTAGAGGATGGTCACAGTTTCCTGGTGCATTATTCTGGAGGTGGAACTGCTCTGCTGGTCGATCGGTTTGGAAATAGGCCTTATCTAGAGCAACTGCAGAGTAAGAACTGGACAGATTATCTTCAGTTGTAGCCACCGCTATGTCTCCATAATTTGTATACCCAGCCTGAGAGGTCCCTGGTCTCTTCAATGACTGAGTTGAGGCTTGCTGTGCGGACTCAGCTAATGCTAGCGCCAACATTCGGGCAACATTTTTCGGAGGCGGTGGTGGTGGGATAAGAGAGACTGAACTGACAGGAACGGAATCCTGAGGGGGGTCATGGGTAACTGCTCCTAGTGggaaattgggaaaaaaaatgagagtgaAAAGGTAGCTTACGTTATCCTAAATGGAAAGCCAAACACTCCCCATGTGATCATTAAAAAATAGGTGCCttccatatttcaaaatggcaatCCATGATCTTCTATCCCACATGCAAATGCTGTTGAAAACACATCTGgttcagaaggaaaactaaaacaaacagtGTATAAAGACTgcaatctcttcttgaattgttaCAGAgatgggggggaaaaaaagcatgtCCCTCACCTGGCTCAGAAAAGATTGCTTAGAAAACAAGCTTCAAGTGCTTGTAGACTGTTATTATGAACAGTTTTTACATTTGATGGTGTAGCTGGCTTGTTAACTTGGAAGGCtacaataaagatattttattagaagagaaaaacagaatcaaGAGCTACGCAGTTGTGCAAAAATTATCCACGAATTCTCACCGTCCAAAGAGATAAGGGGACTTTTGTGAAGATTTGAAGCAGGACCATTGGCCCTTTTGGGGAGTTTTGTTGGACTGCTTTTAATTTAGGGCTCTGAGCCATCAGCACCACCCAGAAAAGCATTCTCTTTGATTAAAGGCTAGCTGTGGACAAATTTCTCTCTTAAAAGGCACAGATGGCACACAGGATTGAAGATCCCTCTTAACTTAAAGAAAGAATGGAGGAAAACAAACGGTACCTGTCTGAGTCTGTCCAGAAGCTACAGCCTTACTCTGACTGCTTGAGACAGACTGATCCTCTTTCCCTGGCAATTCTACTTCTTCAGCAGCCACCTGGTCCAGGGGCTGGACTTCAGATTCATATGCTTCTTGGGCAACTGTctcatttgttttcatctttactaTCTGGGTGGGGGATCTATTTGTGGCATCCCTTTCTTCAACGCATTTGTCCCAGGTTGAAGATGATGCATTCTGAGCTGTGGTATTTGAGACTGTACCAATGACTTCTGACACCCGTGGTGGTAGGGTCACTGAAATTGGCTCAGATATGCTCATAGAAGGTGATTTGCTTAATTTCCGTCCTATCTTCGGAGAGAAAGCATAGACGACCTTTTCAGTAAAGGAGGATGGCTTAGATGATTTATCTTCAGTTGGGCTCAAGTCCAGGGTAAAGAATGGACTCAGTTTCTCCTGAAGAGGAGAGACAGGTTCAGAGCTTGCTGTGCTTCCTGGAGTCTGACATTGGCTACTACCTGTTTCTGCATCCTTTTTATTGGCACTTGGTTTATCCTTGGAGTATCCTGGTGAATCTAAAAAGGAAGCACCACTCTCCAGACATTCTGATTCGGCCTTAGGAGGACTACATTGAAATGACATTGGATCAAAATCCAGGCTGGCTACTCCAATGTCTGGTGGGCTCAAGTCAACATCCTCAGCTGAATGAGGAGACATAAGGGCTGGGATATGAAGCAgccctccttcctcctcactcTCATTGTCATGAGGCAGATTATCATAGGAGTTACAGCGGTTCCCCAGCATTTCTCCATTAAAAGAGGCAGACAGTGCATCACTGGAAGATCTGGGTCTTCTGGGTCGGAAGAgcttagaatcacctggaaaaaatgaataacagTGTCAAAGTAAGAACATCGTAGATACAGAATGCTGTGGTAAGTCACCTACTCAGCACAGCAGTAACTTACTATCTAGGTGAAGGAAGTGttacttctcattttctttctgaaaattcttTCAGTGCACACAGATCATTTACACTTGAGATAACAGAACTCCAAAACCAAATGCTAAATAGCAAACATGTGATAGAATCAGAGGGCGAATGCAGTATTTCATGGTCTGGAGAGGAAAAGAACTCAGAATGCTTGGATTCTATTACTAATCCAACACTGATTCTtggtgtgactttgggcaagtttttcatttctttgtgtcttaTTTTATCACTGGCCTCATATGACTTATGAGGTGGAATTAATCACTTTGAGTGGCATTTTGAATCTATAATAGCAAAATGGATGTTTTTTTTGTGGGGAAACATCCTTACAATattcaaatttctaaataaattgaacttctcaattaaaaaatcttcataatcccataaagtatttacatatatttagtaAAAAATTCCTTTCAGATACTAAACaagaacttcatttttttctttaagaataggTTTTAAGTTTCCCAAGCAGTCTTCAAGAGTGGCAGAGAGTATTACATAATTTTACGATGTTGCTAAATATCCAACTGGTAAAAAAGAAACTCTCTATTCTATTAGGATTATTTTAATTGCCAtagttaaaaagtaatttaaagagGCAGAAACtatcttaataaatataaatatattggcCGGTCACagcggttcatgcctgtgatcccagcactttgggaagctgaggtgggcagatcacctgaggtcaggagttcgagactagcctggcctaagtggcaaaaccccgtatctactaaaaatataaaaactgcttAATTATACACTTTATAAAATTATGctcccgggcatggtggcgcatgcctgtagtcccagctatttgggaggctgaggcaagataatcacttaaaccgggagttagaggttgcagtgatccaagattgcgccactgtactccaaactgggcaacaaagcgagactctgtctaacatatatatatatatatatatatattcacaaatgTATTGATCACCCATAAAATTAATTCCTTACAAATATCTTCTGCTTAACACTAGTATCCACCTAGCTTGCTGCATTGTTTTGTAGGTTATCTTGACTAGTTTAATTGAAAATCTTGGAAAACTCTTATGCTCCCATTGTAAAATCTAAAGGAAACAGTAATAACACAAGTTTTCACtagatattaataaatataaatagttaaCTTGAAATATTTTGGCTACTTTTATGTAAACTGAATAGCAGTCAtgccaaaaatgaaaagattaaagACTGCTTCCATGTGAAAGCATCAATGAATTTTAATCTGAATAATACTAAATAGACACTAGTATTCCTAGGAAATGAGTTAATAGCCTATTTATTAAgcacagatatataaaaatatactcaatTGCAGTATTCCTTTATGCAATATATTATAGAATAAAATGACTGATGCTTTTAGTCTTACCATCAACTGCATGGAGAGATGTAAGAGACTCCTCACTTTTAGCTGAACGGAGGGTTCCTTCTGCCCTGCCACCTGAAGAATAAAAAACACATAGTGTGAAGATTTcttatttgttacatatgtgGTTAATGGGATCGGTGTTTTTCTTGATACATTTAAACTTTTGAGAGTGATTAGCTGTACATTTTGACAGCAATTTAGTACTCTATTACATAATGTGTTATACTGCACATTTTGACAGCAATTTAGTACTCTATTATATAATGTGTTATACTGTTCTCAAATGGTTTCCCGTGTGAAAAATCTCTTTTCTAAAGGATTATGAATTTGAGCAGAGAGATTAACTAAGATGcttctttcttttacatttcctaAAGACCAATATGATATCTTGAATGACATCATACTGGATTTAGAGTGGGCCCTACacccaatgactggtgtcctcgtAAGAAAACACAGAGATGGCCATGTGGAGATGGAGGCAAAGATTGGAGGGATGCTGCCACACAtcaaggaatgccagcagccaccaggagcttggaaaggcaaggaaggattttTCCCTGGAGCCTCTGGAGCAAGCACAGCCCTGCTGGTACCTTGACTTCAGACTTTGAGCTTCTAGAAccatgagggaaaaaaattctgttgttttttacCACTTgacttgtggtaatttgttatgggaACTCTGGGATACTAACACAGGTAACTTTACGTACATATGTGAATCTTATTCGCTAAATATCTTCATCCTCTTTAACCCCTTGGCAGCACTACGAACACTTTCTTTTTAACCCCCTCCTCCCCTGCTGAGGATAGCAtgcatctctttttttctctgcctacCTTTGTAATCATTTCTTCTTACTCTCCTCTCATGACAATTCTTCCTTTCCCACCTTTAAACATTGCTTCTCTCCAGCATTCAGCCCTCAGCTGGCTTCTTTTCACTCTGCTCCCATCTCCTGAAATACCATTCTTAGTCTCCTGTCAGTTAGGTGAATCCCTACTTCTCCTTGAAAACCCATATCAAAGGTTGTTATTTCCTAACCACTAGTCCCTCCTCTACAAGAGTTGACAATTCCTACCACAACTGTCTCATGtaactatttcttttattttttaagagactatgtcttgctttgtcatccaggctggagtgcagtggcacaaccatagctcactgcagcctcaacctcctgggctcaagtaatcctcctgcttcagcctccggagtagctaagcctagaggtatgtgccaccaagcctcGCTTATttgcaatttattattattattattattattattattattattattattattttgtagatgcagggcctcactttgttgcccaggctggtcttgaactcctggcttcaagcgatcttcctgacttggcctcccaaagtgttgggattacaggtgtaagccactgtacctagccTAAACCACTATTTCAATAACTATGATTCTGCactaaaatttactttctcacacgTATGACTTCCCAATTtgacttggaaggcagaggtacTACCCTAATTTTCTATCTGCAGAGCCTGCTATCAAAATAGCTAGCACATGCTCTACATGATTGCAAACTGAATGACGAATTAAATGAATTGAACATTATACTTCTAACATTATCTAAGAAGTACTACTATCCTTCCTAGATTCAGAAGTTGTTAATATCAATAGAATATggcttttaaactatttttaaaagagtactTTTTCGACAGTAATAGATTTATTTGATCTAATAAGATACTCTATTAATGAGACATCTAATAAAAAATACCTTCTTTAGTTAAAAGAGTTATAAACTTGAAAGTTATGTTGAaacagttttgaaattttttagatCTGTAAAAATACAGATCAATAAATTTAGATACCATAGCAGTATTTATTTACAACAATATACAAGGTATATGTGAATTTAATCACATTTACactatatataatctatatagtttccttaagaaaagaaattgcatacttctacatatttatatataatttatgttacTCTTCAATTTAGGAATAAAGAATCGGTGAGAGAAGACACTCTGTATGTGTGACACAACTGTGAACACGTTATGGAAGCAGATCATAACAATATGTGAAGAACGTGCCCAGAACAACCGAAGACCATCATGACAGCAGCAGAAGTGAGAATCTCCCAGGCACTCACCTTTCAGAGCCATGGCTTTCATCTCTGAAGGCTCACTCTCATTCCGCTGCAGCTTTCGTTTAGAAACAGATGATGATTTCCCCA from Homo sapiens chromosome 11, GRCh38.p14 Primary Assembly encodes:
- the ARHGAP32 gene encoding rho GTPase-activating protein 32 isoform X1, which encodes MYTLESGLIGKKLLAQWQRFSRQALLHSLWIYLWVMFPSTVQSVVVAEARGADVPEIPGDLTLKTCGSTASMKVKHVKKSTTPGLMGCDNIHRLPFTKGHFPKMAECAHFHYENVEFGSIQLSLSEEQNEVMKNGCESKELVYLVQIACQGKSWIVKRSYEDFRVLDKHLHLCIYDRRFSQLSELPRSDTLKDSPESVTQMLMAYLSRLSAIAGNKINCGPALTWMEIDNKGNHLLVHEESSINTPAVGAAHVIKRYTARAPDELTLEVGDIVSVIDMPPKVLSTWWRGKHGFQVGLFPGHCVELINQKVPQSVTNSVPKPVSKKHGKLITFLRTFMKSRPTKQKLKQRGILKERVFGCDLGEHLLNSGFEVPQVLQSCTAFIERYGIVDGIYRLSGVASNIQRLRHEFDSEHVPDLTKEPYVQDIHSVGSLCKLYFRELPNPLLTYQLYEKFSDAVSAATDEERLIKIHDVIQQLPPPHYRTLEFLMRHLSLLADYCSITNMHAKNLAIVWAPNLLRSKQIESACFSGTAAFMEVRIQSVVVEFILNHVDVLFSGRISMAMQEGAASLSRPKSLLVSSPSTKLLTLEEAQARTQAQVNSPIVTENKYIEVGEGPAALQGKFHTIIEFPLERKRPQNKMKKSPVGSWRSFFNLGKSSSVSKRKLQRNESEPSEMKAMALKGGRAEGTLRSAKSEESLTSLHAVDGDSKLFRPRRPRSSSDALSASFNGEMLGNRCNSYDNLPHDNESEEEGGLLHIPALMSPHSAEDVDLSPPDIGVASLDFDPMSFQCSPPKAESECLESGASFLDSPGYSKDKPSANKKDAETGSSQCQTPGSTASSEPVSPLQEKLSPFFTLDLSPTEDKSSKPSSFTEKVVYAFSPKIGRKLSKSPSMSISEPISVTLPPRVSEVIGTVSNTTAQNASSSTWDKCVEERDATNRSPTQIVKMKTNETVAQEAYESEVQPLDQVAAEEVELPGKEDQSVSSSQSKAVASGQTQTGAVTHDPPQDSVPVSSVSLIPPPPPPKNVARMLALALAESAQQASTQSLKRPGTSQAGYTNYGDIAVATTEDNLSSSYSAVALDKAYFQTDRPAEQFHLQNNAPGNCDHPLPETTATGDPTHSNTTESGEQHHQVDLTGNQPHQAYLSGDPEKARITSVPLDSEKSDDHVSFPEDQSGKNSMPTVSFLDQDQSPPRFYSGDQPPSYLGASVDKLHHPLEFADKSPTPPNLPSDKIYPPSGSPEENTSTATMTYMTTTPATAQMSTKEASWDVAEQPTTADFAAATLQRTHRTNRPLPPPPSQRSAEQPPVVGQVQAATNIGLNNSHKVQGVVPVPERPPEPRAMDDPASAFISDSGAAAAQCPMATAVQPGLPEKVRDGARVPLLHLRAESVPAHPCGFPAPLPPTRMMESKMIAAIHSSSADATSSSNYHSFVTASSTSVDDALPLPLPVPQPKHASQKTVYSSFARPDVTTEPFGPDNCLHFNMTPNCQYRPQSVPPHHNKLEQHQVYGARSEPPASMGLRYNTYVAPGRNASGHHSKPCSRVEYVSSLSSSVRNTCYPEDIPPYPTIRRVQSLHAPPSSMIRSVPISRTEVPPDDEPAYCPRPLYQYKPYQSSQARSDYHVTQLQPYFENGRVHYRYSPYSSSSSSYYSPDGALCDVDAYGTVQLRPLHRLPNRDFAFYNPRLQGKSLYSYAGLAPRPRANVTGYFSPNDHNVVSMPPAADVKHTYTSWDLEDMEKYRMQSIRRESRARQKVKGPVMSQYDNMTPAVQDDLGGIYVIHLRSKSDPGKTGLLSVAEGKESRHAAKAISPEGEDRFYRRHPEAEMDRAHHHGGHGSTQPEKPSLPQKQSSLRSRKLPDMGCSLPEHRAHQEASHRQFCESKNGPPYPQGAGQLDYGSKGIPDTSEPVSYHNSGVKYAASGQESLRLNHKEVRLSKEMERPWVRQPSAPEKHSRDCYKEEEHLTQSIVPPPKPERSHSLKLHHTQNVERDPSVLYQYQPHGKRQSSVTVVSQYDNLEDYHSLPQHQRGVFGGGGMGTYVPPGFPHPQSRTYATALGQGAFLPAELSLQHPETQIHAE